The Drosophila teissieri strain GT53w chromosome X, Prin_Dtei_1.1, whole genome shotgun sequence genome has a segment encoding these proteins:
- the LOC122623878 gene encoding trichohyalin: MRLRLSVLLLLLHLGCLTVAWASSRHSCGTDICTDGRWDGHQRQDDYDEHMVYRQGAAESRRRVRVESVARDDRGNERREETRVRLDSSLRLEAREDRDERREAREEREQRRETPEARMDRREAREDRVDRRESREDQLEVREARDERRETREARDERRETREERVQPREAREDRVDRRESREDRVEEGREDRVEGREARVERAEQRDARDNQVEHRQIRENREQRRETREQRVEQRDVREERVERRDADEEQRDTREARNQPREAREELVERREERESDRRDYEARRVAGNERRLERRVEREMSRREERVNRRDDGASLDRQLSRRMEREQQERDPEQRNERDNLRRAEERRVERRDERENRVRFVLDDNSRRSEDRKDERDNERMVQRREERDSSRRVEQEEDRDRINQRREDREVVRRAEQESFRRFDLRRVQVDDIRDVERRLESNINRREDREVERREARAAERRMERVEGEVRAEEREESRRVERREVQRRVAGDDFRTNERREEREDTRRVEREGLRREEREVERDEDRREEREGLRRGEREVERDEGRRVMRRVMREGLRREERDEERRVMRDGLRREEREVERDEERRVESVDTRRDDLRREERENQREDLRREVQRREERVDRERVERQLSRREIREPLEERVLLTSQVKSKGWLSYGKRELLMTGQILLLAALYKKSTAGGKGFGHALSEQIQGYLQAIGC; the protein is encoded by the exons ATGAGACTGCGGCTTAGCgttctgctccttctgctccacCTTGGCTGTTTAACTGTGGCATGGGCCAGCAGCAGGCACTCCTGTGGCACTGACATTTGCACTGATGGCCGCTGGGATGGCCATCAACGCCAGGACGACTACGATGAGCACATGGTTTACAGACAAGGCGCGGCGGAGAGTCGGAGGAGAGTCCGCGTTGAGTCAGTGGCGCGCGATGATCGTGGCAACGAAAGGCGCGAGGAAACAAGGGTTCGTTTGGACTCATCCCTGCGACTGGAGGCTCGCGAAGATCGTGATGAGCGACGTGAAGCTCGGGAAGAGCGGGAGCAGCGTCGTGAAACCCCTGAAGCTCGAATGGACCGACGTGAAGCTCGCGAAGATCGAGTAGACCGACGGGAATCTCGTGAAGATCAACTGGAGGTTCGCGAAGCGCGTGATGAGCGACGTGAAACCCGAGAAGCGCGTGATGAGCGACGTGAAACCCGGGAAGAGCGAGTGCAGCCACGTGAAGCTCGTGAAGATCGAGTAGACAGACGTGAATCTCGTGAAGATCGAGTGGAGGAGGGTCGTGAAGATCGAGTGGAGGGTCGTGAAGCTCGCGTCGAACGCGCTGAGCAGCGCGATGCTCGTGACAATCAAGTTGAGCACCGTCAAATTCGTGAGAACCGAGAACAGCGTCGTGAAACTCGAGAACAACGAGTGGAGCAACGCGACGTCCGCGAGGAACGTGTTGAGCGACGTGATGCTGACGAGGAGCAACGAGACACTCGTGAGGCTCGCAATCAGCCTCGTGAAGCACGTGAGGAACTGGTGGAGCGACGTGAGGAGCGCGAATCGGACAGGCGTGACTACGAAGCTCGACGAGTAGCAGGGAACGAAAGACGACTCGAACGCCGAGTAGAACGTGAGATGTCCAGACGTGAGGAACGCGTTAATCGTCGTGACGACGGAGCTAGTCTAGACAGGCAATTGTCCCGACGCATGGAGCGTGAGCAACAAGAGCGAGACCCTGAGCAACGAAACGAACGGGATAATCTTCGACGAGCAGAAGAGCGGCGTGTTGAACGACGCGACGAGCGAGAGAACCGAGTACGATTTGTTTTGGATGACAACTCTCGACGAAGCGAAGACCGCAAGGATGAGCGTGACAATGAACGCATGGTACAGCGACGGGAAGAGCGAGACTCATCTAGGCGTGTAGAGCAAGAGGAAGATCGCGACAGGATCAACCAGCGCCGAGAGGACAGAGAAGTCGTTCGCCGTGCAGAACAAGAATCCTTCCGTCGATTCGACTTGCGAAGAGTGCAGGTAGACGATATTCGTGATGTGGAACGAAGGTTGGAGAGCAATATTAATCGTAGAGAAGACCGTGAAGTTGAACGTAGGGAGGCACGTGCAGCCGAGCGCAGGATGGAGCGCGTCGAAGGAGAAGTGCGGGCGGAAGAACGGGAGGAATCCCGACGAGTTGAGCGAAGAGAAGTTCAACGGCGAGTAGCTGGAGACGATTTCCGAACTAACGAGCGGCGTGAGGAGCGAGAAGACACACGTCGAGTGGAGCGTGAAGGTCTGCGAAGAGAGGAACGAGAAGTTGAACGAGACGAGGATCGTCGGGAGGAGCGAGAAGGTCTGCGCAGAGGGGAACGAGAAGTTGAACGAGACGAGGGGCGTCGTGTGATGCGCCGAGTGATGCGCGAAGGTTTGCGAAGAGAGGAACGCGACGAGGAGCGTCGAGTGATGCGCGATGGTCTGCGAAGAGAGGAACGAGAAGTTGAACGAGACGAGGAGCGGCGAGTGGAAAGCGTCGATACCCGACGAGATGATCTTCGCAGGGAAGAACGAGAAAATCAGAGGGAAGATCTTCGCCGAGAAGTACAGCGCCGTGAGGAACGGGTAGACCGTGAACGTGTTGAACGGCAGCTTTCCAGGCGAGAGATTCGTGAGCCATTGGAAGAGCGTGTACTGCTCACCAGCCAAGTGAAATCCAAAGGCTGGTTGAGCTATGGCAAACGGGAACTGCTGATGACCGGGCAGATCCTCCTCCTGGCCGCTCTCTACAAGAAGTCCACGGCCGGCGGCAAGGGCTTTGG CCACGCGCTGAGTGAGCAGATCCAGGGCTACTTGCAGGCCATTGGATGCTAG
- the LOC122624739 gene encoding uncharacterized protein LOC122624739 — protein MFDRSSFRTAGSLGSRVSSFTERHHRRVQMSRNKLYLYRLSRATSLVRQRPPLMNAKTQAGFDVLHEDARIFLERTNANVRLLLNLSKIKRTRGTIDFVEGPPLVPQSALPQMLHRLDLVERHNLLLGRRLLRIHERGAAQRKRSSRQSPTSSIRCPSVMTNRSTLGESEVFDKYIGWDLNMPVGNFELMKLLRPRIVLHFGLMDGRPLGQVVVQLYTEAAPLVVLQFVRTCLAQRSHEFAVRRIFPRLWVEGYLLSSCKNGGGEASSLSYRDPMEFDTRVVSHARYGCVLSCAKEFCVHGFPGGAINFSISFKPLPVAMGQRVGFGRVIRGDKVIVAMEAHGTKNGKISRPLLITHCEML, from the coding sequence ATGTTTGACCGGAGTTCGTTTCGCACCGCTGGTTCACTCGGTTCCCGAGTATCCAGTTTCACGGAGCGCCACCACCGACGCGTACAGATGAGTCGCAACAAGTTGTACCTGTACCGCCTCAGTCGAGCCACCAGTTTGGTGCGCCAACGACCGCCGCTGATGAACGCCAAGACCCAGGCGGGATTCGATGTCCTGCACGAGGATGCCCGCATCTTCCTGGAGCGTACCAACGCGAATGTGCGCCTGCTGCTGAATCTGTCGAAGATCAAGCGGACCAGAGGCACCATTGACTTTGTGGAGGGTCCACCGCTGGTTCCCCAATCGGCTCTACCACAAATGCTGCACAGACTGGACCTGGTGGAGCGTCACAACCTTTTGTTGGGTCGCCGCCTGCTGAGGATCCATGAGCGCGGAGCCGCCCAGCGGAAGCGGTCCAGCCGGCAATCGCCAACGAGCAGCATACGGTGTCCCAGTGTGATGACCAATCGGTCCACTCTGGGCGAGAGTGAGGTGTTCGACAAGTACATTGGCTGGGATCTGAACATGCCCGTGGGAAACTTCGAGCTGATGAAACTGCTCCGGCCCAGGATTGTTTTGCACTTTGGCCTGATGGACGGCCGGCCGTTGGGCCAAGTGGTGGTGCAGCTATATACGGAGGCGGCGccgctggtggtgctgcagtTCGTCCGCACTTGCCTGGCTCAGAGGTCGCATGAGTTCGCCGTGCGCCGCATCTTCCCACGTCTGTGGGTGGAGGGCTATCTGCTGAGCAGCTGCAAGAACGGCGGAGGCGAAGCGTCCTCATTGAGCTATCGTGATCCCATGGAGTTCGATACGCGCGTGGTGAGTCACGCTCGCTACGGTTGCGTGTTGTCCTGCGCCAAGGAGTTCTGTGTCCACGGCTTCCCCGGCGGCGCCATCAACTTCAGCATCAGCTTCAAGCCCCTGCCGGTGGCCATGGGTCAGCGCGTGGGCTTCGGTCGGGTGATACGCGGCGACAAGGTCATCGTGGCCATGGAGGCTCATGGCACCAAGAATGGCAAAATCAGCCGGCCACTGCTCATCACCCACTGCGAAATGCTTTAG
- the LOC122624733 gene encoding cell surface glycoprotein 1, whose translation MYNARSRGSAANEGISPKRIVTIGSLLLVLGLNQVASMSLDRLALERNELPADQQQQQPQQQDVLVDDMKLTSIPSADSSDMYMLVPDTVASQLEDTEHVNRNSIEADPESEPSGSSSSDMLALESDSSPAMQLVELPSDITVAESQPETEHDDAENEQQQPESIEEHVVLMKPASQEAQLEQAVDLATESAPVPLNDEQPEDEESPAATESAVEELEKESAAAMDDQVPEASETQPEQVQPEESQSESDGEQAEKKPEIEAQPEAVAQPEVEGQPEVESQPEVEAQPEVEAQPEVEAQPAVEAQPEVETQPEVEAQPEGESQSEPESQPEVESQPEVDAQPEVAAQPETESQPEAESQPEKEPEVEAEKVSDNEVDTTEASLMETLVEGIEDGLTAAMDNLVPEELAEASDHQEPELESEDQQSPVTEAIEEQAAPEIAQETEKEQEQEKEPEQPALADETEQDIIAQPSNDEPVEIAPEQQAQAEIAPAEIPEEAKPEEEVQIEEEAKPLEESKPEEEVKPQEDAKPEEEVQNDAETQPAVPEVKPEETAAEIPAEIPAEIPAETPAEIPAETPAEIPAEIPAEIPAETPAETPAATPMKIPAEDSADLPAEVPADPIPPQVLAEVPAEIPSKQQDEIQSDSTQNELQVEQEAQQPVQETKPIESSLLTTIIPMVVAQPQPQVPSQPIQVQDSVLNYVNASFLQQPSETNLPKTEEESPFNAHLRRYDGAQVWRIVVQTDKDKRMADELQSKYDGQLWKEVKQEVDYLLKPQVLAAAERHIRAANLSRIVLIDNLQRVIEKENPPAEKIAELQNRKGHRLTWQAYHRLEDIHGFIDYMAKTYPDICSTEIIGYSVEKRPLKILKISNGNARNPGIWIDGGMHAREWISPATVTYIANQLVEGWEDLPEHMRSINWYIHPVANPDGYEYSHTTDRLWRKNMRAHGRQCPGVDLNRNFGYKWGGKGTSASPCSQTYRGSKAFSEPETFYISKFISGFPRETFQAYLSFHSYGQYILYPWGYDYQLTQDRADLDRVARQAGTSITKSTGVKYTVGSSATTLYPAAGGSDDWAKGIAGIKYAYTIEMGDTGRYGFVLPARFIQYNGKDGVTFADTVARAIAQGRGKSVARNSSGSRRRGH comes from the exons ATGTACAACGCGAGATCGCGTGGCAGCGCTGCCAACGAGGGGATTTCCCCCAAAAGAATAGTCACCATCGGCTCTCTGCTCCTAGTCCTTGGTCTTAACCAGGTGGCGTCCATGTCGCTGGATCGCCTGGCGCTCGAGAGGAACGAGCTGCCGGCGgatcaacagcaacagcagccgcagcagcaggatgTTCTCGTGGACGACATGAAGCTCACCTCCATTCCATCCGCCGACTCATCGGACATGTATATGCTGGTGCCCGACACGGTGGCCAGCCAACTGGAAGACACCGAGCACGTCAATCGCAACTCCATTGAAGCCGATCCCGAATCGGAACCCTCGGGCTCATCATCCTCCGACATGCTGGCGCTGGAGAGCGACTCCAGCCCGGCCATGCAACTTGTGGAGCTGCCCAGCGACATTACGGTGGCCGAATCCCAGCCAGAAACGGAGCACGACGACGCGGAGaacgaacagcagcagcccgAGTCCATCGAGGAGCATGTGGTCCTGATGAAACCAGCTAGCCAGGAGGCTCAGCTGGAGCAAGCCGTGGACCTGGCCACCGAATCTGCACCAGTTCCCTTAAACGACGAACAGCCAGAGGATGAGGAATCTCCTGCTGCCACCGAAAGTGCCGTGGAGGAATTGGAAAAGGAATCCGCAGCGGCCATGGATGATCAAGTGCCCGAGGCATCGGAAACTCAGCCGGAACAGGTGCAACCAGAGGAATCCCAGTCAGAATCTGATGGTGAACAGGCGGAGAAGAAGCCAGAGATTGAAGCTCAGCCAGAAGCGGTAGCTCAACCAGAAGTAGAAGGCCAGCCAGAAGTGGAGTCCCAACCAGAA GTTGAAGCTCAGCCAGAAGTGGAAGCCCAGCCAGAAGTAGAAGCCCAACCTGCAGTGGAAGCTCAGCCAGAGGTTGAAACTCAGCCAGAAGTAGAAGCCCAGCCAGAAGGCGAATCTCAATCAGAACCTGAGTCCCAGCCAGAAGTGGAATCCCAGCCAGAAGTGGATGCCCAGCCTGAAGTGGCAGCCCAACCAGAGACTGAATCCCAGCCAGAAGCAGAGTCCCAGCCAGAAAAGGAACCCGAAGTCGAGGCCGAGAAGGTCAGTGATAACGAGGTGGACACCACGGAGGCATCCCTGATGGAAACCCTGGTTGAGGGCATTGAAGATGGCCTAACTGCCGCTATGGACAACCTGGTGCCCGAGGAATTGGCCGAGGCCAGTGACCACCAGGAACCGGAGCTGGAAAGCGAGGACCAACAGTCCCCAGTCACAGAAGCCATAGAAGAGCAGGCGGCACCCGAAATTGCGCAGGAAACGGAaaaggaacaggaacaggaaaaGGAACCCGAGCAGCCAGCTTTGGCCGATGAAACGGAGCAGGATATTATTGCCCAACCTTCGAATGACGAGCCAGTCGAGATTGCCCCAGAGCAACAAGCTCAGGCGGAGATTGCTCCTGCTGAAATTCCCGAGGAAGCCAAGCCAGAGGAGGAAGTTCAAATTGAGGAGGAGGCTAAGCCACTTGAAGAATCCAAGCCCGAGGAGGAGGTCAAGCCCCAGGAAGATGCCAAGCCAGAGGAGGAGGTCCAGAATGATGCCGAGACCCAGCCAGCTGTGCCCGAAGTGAAACCAGAGGAAACTGCTGCTGAGATCCCTGCCGAGATCCCTGCCGAGATTCCTGCCGAGACTCCTGCTGAAATCCCAGCTGAAACCCCTGCTGAAATCCCAGCTGAAATCCCAGCTGAAATCCCTGCAGAAACTCCTGCTGAAACCCCTGCCGCAACTCCAATGAAAATCCCAGCTGAAGACTCTGCTGATCTTCCAGCTGAAGTCCCTGCTGATCCTATTCCACCTCAGGTTCTCGCTGAAGTTCCAGCTGAAATCCCATCTAAGCAACAAGATGAAATCCAATCCGACTCGACCCAAAACGAACTCCAGGTGGAGCAGGAAGCCCAGCAGCCAGTGCAGGAAACCAAGCCCATCGAATCGTCCCTGCTGACCACCATCATTCCCATGGTGGTGGCCCAGCCCCAGCCCCAGGTGCCATCGCAACCCATTCAGGTGCAGGATAGTGTGCTGAACTACGTCAACGCCTCGTTCCTGCAGCAGCCATCGGAAACGAATCTGCCCAAGACGGAGGAGGAGTCTCCATTCAATGCCCATCTGCGGCGCTACGATGGCGCCCAAGTGTGGCGCATCGTGGTCCAGACCGACAAGGATAAGCGAATGGCCGACGAACTGCAGTCCAAATATG ATGGCCAGCTGTGGAAGGAGGTCAAGCAGGAGGTGGACTATCTGCTGAAGCCGCAAGTTTTGGCCGCCGCCGAGCGCCACATTCGCGCCGCTAATCTTTCCCGGATCGTGCTCATCGACAATCTGCAGCGAGTCATCGAAAAGGAGAATCCCCCAGCGGAGAAGATTGCCGAACTCCAGAACCGCAAGG GACATCGCCTCACCTGGCAGGCCTACCATCGCCTGGAGGACATCCACGGCTTCATTGACTACATGGCCAAGACCTATCCGGATATTTGCTCCACGGAGATCATTGGCTACTCGGTGGAGAAGCGACCACTGAAGATTCTCAA gaTTTCCAATGGCAATGCGCGTAATCCTGGCATCTGGATCGATGGTGGCATGCACGCACGCGAATGGATCAGTCCGGCCACGGTCACCTACATTGCCAACCAGCTGGTCGAGGGCTGGGAGGATCTGCCCGAGCACATGCGCAGCATCAACTGGTACATCCATCCGGTGGCCAATCCCGATGGCTACGAGTACTCGCACACCACCGATCGCCTGTGGCGCAAGAACATGCGCGCCCACGGCCGCCAGTGTCCCGGAGTGGATCTGAACCGCAACTTTGGCTACAAGTGGGGCGGCAAGGGCACCTCCGCCAGTCCCTGCTCGCAGACGTATCGCGGCAGCAAGGCCTTCTCCGAGCCGGAGACCTTCTACATCTCCAAGTTCATCAGCGGCTTCCCGCGCGAAACCTTCCAGGCGTACCTCTCGTTCCACAGCTACGGCCAGTACATCCTGTATCCTTGGGGCTACGACTACCAGCTAACTCAGGATCGTGCCGATCTGGATCGTGTGGCGCGACAGGCGGGAACG AGCATCACCAAGTCGACGGGCGTGAAGTACACGGTGGGCTCCTCCGCCACAACTTTGTACCCGGCCGCCGGCGGCTCGGATGATTGGGCCAAGGGCATTGCGGGCATCAAGTACGCCTACACCATTGAAATGGGCGACACCGGGCGTTATGGCTTCGTCCTGCCCGCCCGCTTCATCCAGTACAATGGCAAGGATGGCGTGACCTTCGCCGACACCGTGGCCAGGGCCATTGCCCAGGGACGCGGAAAGTCGGTGGCCAGGAACAGCAGTGGCAGCCGGAGGCGTGGCCACTAG
- the LOC122624735 gene encoding mast cell carboxypeptidase A isoform X1, whose translation MQRLPWKWAWLPLMLLITAKLEQVGGRSYPDLARSDSQLTRLPFFGGGVGHLLRYLHPLSLSSPSERGRISELRSELDANYVSYRGAQLWKLNFNATRGSSMAEREEDDEVAEERQVLASPDAQFNEVVALFALTFVALIGSVLGQKLLLWRSVSVPEISGISGLPLALLTLNSSELYESTLEGLQWLSPLDLRRFDFLSPGSSFQINRRYRNGSHVQRYYGFQLWKVHETRLEQPELRAFWRHFGSEVWNINQDGIDILIEQRNVADARKFMDQVGYSYNIMIDDIETAIDETYVEVPAVEHPLDAVRNNSLPWMEVPGSTMNWRRYHDQADIKQFLQTLLETYEENVELIQIGVTRNKRPLEVIRVSNGNPDNWAVFVDAGLQARDWLSPAALTYAISKLTHLWGRPKAGGQRQSRAERAMRRIDWYFLPLANPDGYQYSRHTDRLWTKNRGYDTASGCYGVNLDRNFDYGWDGTGSTSNPCKNLYRGAQSFSEPESRAVRSFLSGMREYLGAYVSLGGYGQAITYPWGDADYVTENQRDLKQTARRAVLALRRLNQAEYTSGTSYRQKLARPGNSADWVQDRIGPQLVFNMFLKDQGRYGYLLPPHYIVESGEEVFEFLRTIAQQLE comes from the exons ATGCAACGCCTACCctggaagtgggcgtggctgccgCTAATGCTGCTAATTACTGCGAAATTGGAGCAGGTGGGCGGCCGAAGCTATCCGGACTTGGCACGCAGCGATAGTCAGCTAACGAGGTTACCATTCTTTGGCGGCGGTGTGGGTCACCTGCTGCGATATCTGCACCCCTTGTCGCTGAGTTCGCCCTCCGAACGCGGCAGAATCTCGGAGCTGCGCAGCGAACTGGATGCCAACTATGTGAGCTACCGCGGTGCGCAGCTGTGGAAGCTGAACTTCAACGCCACCCGGGGCTCCTCCATGGCGGAGcgggaggaggacgacgaggtGGCTGAGGAGCGACAGGTGCTGGCTTCGCCGGATGCCCAATTCAACGAGGTGGTCGCTTTATTCG CGCTCACGTTTGTGGCCCTCATCGGATCGGTTCTTGGCCagaagctgctgctgtggcgCAGCGTCTCCGTGCCTGAGATCTCCGGAATCTCCGGCCTGCCCCTCGCCCTGCTGACCCTCAATAGCAGCGAGCTGTACGAGTCCACGCTGGAGGGCTTGCAGTGGCTATCGCCGCTGGATCTGCGTCGCTTCGACTTCCTGTCGCCGGGCTCCTCGTTCCAGATAAACAGGCGCTACCGGAATGGCAGCCATGTGCAGCGATACTACGGCTTCCAGCTGTGGAAGGTGCACGAAACACGGCTGGAACAGCCGGAACTCAGAGCCTTTTGGAGGCACTTCG GCAGCGAGGTGTGGAACATCAACCAGGATGGCATCGACATCCTCATCGAGCAACGCAACGTGGCCGACGCCCGCAAGTTCATGGACCAGGTGGGCTACAGCTACAACATAATGATCGACGACATTGAAACGGCCATCGATGAGACCTACGTGGAAGTGCCGGCCGTGGAGCATCCTTTGGATGCTGTGCGCAACAATTCGCTGCCATGGATGGAAGTGCCGGGCTCAACGATGAACTGGCGGCGTTACCACGATCAGGCGGACATCAAGCAGTTCCTGCAGACGCTGCTCGAGACCTACGAGGAAAATGTGGAACTTATCCAGATCGGGGTCACGCGCAACAAGCGACCACTGGAGGTCATCAG GGTCTCCAATGGCAATCCCGATAACTGGGCGGTGTTCGTGGACGCTGGACTGCAGGCCAGGGATTGGTTGAGTCCTGCCGCCCTCACCTACGCCATATCCAAGCTGACCCACCTCTGGGGCAGGCCGAAGGCTGGGGGTCAGAGGCAGAGCAGGGCGGAGAGGGCGATGCGCCGCATCGATTGGTACTTCCTGCCGCTGGCAAATCCCGATGGCTACCAGTACTCGCGCCACACGGATCGCCTGTGGACGAAGAACCGTGGCTACGACACTGCCAGTGGCTGCTATGGCGTTAACTTGGACCGAAACTTCGACTACGGCTGGGATGGCACCGGATCGACGAGCAATCCCTGCAAGAATCTCTATCGCGGAGCCCAGAGCTTCTCCGAGCCGGAGAGTCGTGCTGTGCGCAGTTTCCTCTCCGGGATGCGCGAGTATCTGGGTGCCTATGTGTCCCTGGGCGGCTACGGGCAGGCCATCACGTATCCCTGGGGCGATGCGGACTACGTGACGGAGAATCAGCGGGATCTCAAGCAGACAGCAAGGAGGGCAGTGCTCGCCCTGCGCCGACTCAACCAGGCGGAGTACACGTCGGGCACCAGCTATCGCCAGAAGTTGGCGCGGCCGGGCAACTCGGCCGATTGGGTGCAGGATCGCATTGGACCGCAGCTGGTGTTCAACATGTTCCTCAAGGATCAGGGGCGCTATGGCTACCTGCTGCCGCCGCACTACATCGTGGAGTCCGGCGAGGAGGTCTTCGAGTTCCTGCGCACCATTGCCCAGCAACTGGAGTAA
- the LOC122624735 gene encoding carboxypeptidase B isoform X2, with the protein MQRLPWKWAWLPLMLLITAKLEQVGGRSYPDLARSDSQLTRLPFFGGGVGHLLRYLHPLSLSSPSERGRISELRSELDANYVSYRGAQLWKLNFNATRGSSMAEREEDDEVAEERQVLASPDAQFNEVVALFGSEVWNINQDGIDILIEQRNVADARKFMDQVGYSYNIMIDDIETAIDETYVEVPAVEHPLDAVRNNSLPWMEVPGSTMNWRRYHDQADIKQFLQTLLETYEENVELIQIGVTRNKRPLEVIRVSNGNPDNWAVFVDAGLQARDWLSPAALTYAISKLTHLWGRPKAGGQRQSRAERAMRRIDWYFLPLANPDGYQYSRHTDRLWTKNRGYDTASGCYGVNLDRNFDYGWDGTGSTSNPCKNLYRGAQSFSEPESRAVRSFLSGMREYLGAYVSLGGYGQAITYPWGDADYVTENQRDLKQTARRAVLALRRLNQAEYTSGTSYRQKLARPGNSADWVQDRIGPQLVFNMFLKDQGRYGYLLPPHYIVESGEEVFEFLRTIAQQLE; encoded by the exons ATGCAACGCCTACCctggaagtgggcgtggctgccgCTAATGCTGCTAATTACTGCGAAATTGGAGCAGGTGGGCGGCCGAAGCTATCCGGACTTGGCACGCAGCGATAGTCAGCTAACGAGGTTACCATTCTTTGGCGGCGGTGTGGGTCACCTGCTGCGATATCTGCACCCCTTGTCGCTGAGTTCGCCCTCCGAACGCGGCAGAATCTCGGAGCTGCGCAGCGAACTGGATGCCAACTATGTGAGCTACCGCGGTGCGCAGCTGTGGAAGCTGAACTTCAACGCCACCCGGGGCTCCTCCATGGCGGAGcgggaggaggacgacgaggtGGCTGAGGAGCGACAGGTGCTGGCTTCGCCGGATGCCCAATTCAACGAGGTGGTCGCTTTATTCG GCAGCGAGGTGTGGAACATCAACCAGGATGGCATCGACATCCTCATCGAGCAACGCAACGTGGCCGACGCCCGCAAGTTCATGGACCAGGTGGGCTACAGCTACAACATAATGATCGACGACATTGAAACGGCCATCGATGAGACCTACGTGGAAGTGCCGGCCGTGGAGCATCCTTTGGATGCTGTGCGCAACAATTCGCTGCCATGGATGGAAGTGCCGGGCTCAACGATGAACTGGCGGCGTTACCACGATCAGGCGGACATCAAGCAGTTCCTGCAGACGCTGCTCGAGACCTACGAGGAAAATGTGGAACTTATCCAGATCGGGGTCACGCGCAACAAGCGACCACTGGAGGTCATCAG GGTCTCCAATGGCAATCCCGATAACTGGGCGGTGTTCGTGGACGCTGGACTGCAGGCCAGGGATTGGTTGAGTCCTGCCGCCCTCACCTACGCCATATCCAAGCTGACCCACCTCTGGGGCAGGCCGAAGGCTGGGGGTCAGAGGCAGAGCAGGGCGGAGAGGGCGATGCGCCGCATCGATTGGTACTTCCTGCCGCTGGCAAATCCCGATGGCTACCAGTACTCGCGCCACACGGATCGCCTGTGGACGAAGAACCGTGGCTACGACACTGCCAGTGGCTGCTATGGCGTTAACTTGGACCGAAACTTCGACTACGGCTGGGATGGCACCGGATCGACGAGCAATCCCTGCAAGAATCTCTATCGCGGAGCCCAGAGCTTCTCCGAGCCGGAGAGTCGTGCTGTGCGCAGTTTCCTCTCCGGGATGCGCGAGTATCTGGGTGCCTATGTGTCCCTGGGCGGCTACGGGCAGGCCATCACGTATCCCTGGGGCGATGCGGACTACGTGACGGAGAATCAGCGGGATCTCAAGCAGACAGCAAGGAGGGCAGTGCTCGCCCTGCGCCGACTCAACCAGGCGGAGTACACGTCGGGCACCAGCTATCGCCAGAAGTTGGCGCGGCCGGGCAACTCGGCCGATTGGGTGCAGGATCGCATTGGACCGCAGCTGGTGTTCAACATGTTCCTCAAGGATCAGGGGCGCTATGGCTACCTGCTGCCGCCGCACTACATCGTGGAGTCCGGCGAGGAGGTCTTCGAGTTCCTGCGCACCATTGCCCAGCAACTGGAGTAA